A stretch of the Streptomyces sp. WMMB303 genome encodes the following:
- a CDS encoding DUF3040 domain-containing protein, protein MPLSEHEQRMLEQMERALYAEDPKFATALEGSELRRYTRKRVYQAVAGFLVGIALLMAGMVAQQIWISVVGFLVMLGCAVLAVTGWRKAPKQGEEQAASEGESSQGSDSARRQQPRNRRSVMSRIEERWQRRRDEGHH, encoded by the coding sequence GTGCCGCTCTCTGAGCACGAGCAGCGGATGCTCGAGCAGATGGAGCGAGCGCTGTACGCCGAAGATCCCAAGTTCGCAACAGCGCTCGAGGGAAGTGAGCTGCGTCGGTACACCCGCAAGCGGGTCTACCAAGCGGTGGCGGGCTTTCTGGTGGGTATCGCGCTCCTCATGGCCGGAATGGTCGCTCAGCAGATCTGGATCAGCGTCGTCGGCTTCCTGGTCATGCTGGGCTGTGCGGTCCTCGCCGTGACCGGGTGGCGGAAGGCGCCCAAGCAGGGCGAGGAGCAGGCCGCGAGCGAGGGCGAGTCCTCGCAGGGCTCGGATTCGGCGCGCCGCCAGCAGCCACGGAACCGCAGGTCGGTGATGTCCCGTATCGAGGAGCGGTGGCAGCGCCGCCGCGACGAGGGCCACCACTGA
- a CDS encoding methyltransferase → MSRPSATLRTAVVWDVLRGALDQRAELADHAELEVLDTGGGTGSFAVPVARLGHRVTVVDPSPDALFALERRAAEAGVADRVRGVQGDVRGLFEVAERGAYDVVLCHGVLEYVDDPAEGLGNAVAALREEGGTLSVLASGLGGAVLARALAGHFTEARHALTSPGGRWGESDPMPRRFTPEQLTALVTSTGLEVISVHGVRVFADLVPGALVDTEPDALDALARLEAAAAELPDFQSVASRLHVLAEIPPSGTRPADR, encoded by the coding sequence ATGTCCCGCCCCAGCGCAACCCTCCGGACCGCCGTGGTCTGGGACGTCCTCAGGGGAGCCCTCGACCAGCGCGCCGAACTGGCGGACCACGCCGAACTGGAGGTCCTCGACACCGGCGGCGGCACCGGCAGTTTCGCGGTGCCCGTCGCCCGGCTCGGGCACCGCGTCACCGTCGTCGACCCCAGCCCCGACGCCCTCTTCGCGCTGGAGCGACGTGCCGCCGAAGCAGGGGTGGCCGACCGGGTGCGCGGTGTCCAGGGCGATGTGCGCGGACTCTTCGAGGTCGCCGAGCGGGGTGCGTACGACGTGGTGCTCTGCCACGGCGTCCTGGAGTACGTCGACGACCCGGCCGAGGGCCTCGGCAACGCCGTCGCCGCGCTGCGCGAGGAGGGCGGCACGCTGAGTGTGCTGGCCTCCGGACTGGGCGGAGCCGTCCTGGCGCGGGCGCTGGCCGGGCACTTCACCGAGGCCCGGCACGCCCTCACCTCGCCCGGCGGGCGGTGGGGCGAGAGCGATCCCATGCCCCGCCGGTTCACCCCCGAACAGCTGACGGCGCTGGTGACCAGCACCGGGCTCGAGGTGATCTCCGTGCACGGCGTACGGGTCTTCGCCGACCTGGTGCCCGGCGCGCTGGTGGACACCGAGCCCGACGCGCTGGACGCGCTGGCCCGGCTGGAGGCGGCCGCTGCCGAACTGCCCGATTTCCAGTCCGTGGCCAGCCGGCTCCATGTGCTCGCCGAGATCCCGCCCTCCGGCACGCGGCCCGCCGACCGCTGA